A genomic stretch from Xiphophorus maculatus strain JP 163 A chromosome 16, X_maculatus-5.0-male, whole genome shotgun sequence includes:
- the LOC111611694 gene encoding multimerin-2-like, which yields MEIRMLLPLLLLLLLLVCSVSAAQPQAASENDILSHLRQTGGQVEPDQQTCTQDINAVLREMSAWLAGLKVEVQHLQRDNEVKTKELESLNQRYQAQAAELAAVKAKAVGTENQVEAQVSELAAVKAKANVTESRVEALRREGEAKRLAFSAALLESGSGNHGPFNTHTTMVFRHVTTNIGNAYSPSTGLFTAPVRGVYHFEFHIYGHGSSTNPTAAILVKNGVQIFATYEKQPEGGQKASNGVTLLLDIGDVVFMRLRANSWVHDNQEHHTTFSGHLLFTM from the exons ATGGAAATAAGAATGTTGCTTccattgctgctgctgctgctgctgctggtctgCTCCGTCTCTGCAGCTCAACCTCAAGCGGCGTCTGAAAATGACATTCTTTCACATCTAAGGCAGACGGGGGGACAGGTGGAACCGGACCAGCAGACCTGCACACAGGACATCAACGCCGTCCTGAGGGAGATGAGCGCCTGGCTGGCCGGACTGAAGGTGGAGGTGCAGCACCTGCAGAGAGATAATGAAG TGAAGACGAAAGAGCTGGAATCACTGAACCAACGGTACCAAG CTCAGGCGGCAGAGCTTGCTGCTGTTAAAGCCAAAGCAGTCGGCACTGAAAACCAAGTAGAAG CTCAGGTATCAGAACTGGCTGCAGTTAAAGCCAAGGCTAACGTCACTGAGAGCCGAGTGGAGGCTCTGAGGAGAGAAGGAGAAG CCAAGCGACTGGCTTTCTCCGCCGCTCTGTTGGAGTCGGGTTCAGGAAACCATGGGCcgttcaacacacacacaaccatgGTCTTCAGACATGTTACCACTAATATTGGAAATGCCTACAGTCCAAGTACAG GGCTGTTTACTGCACCAGTAAGAGGAGTGTATCACTTCGAGTTCCACATCTACGGACATGGAAGTTCTACAAATCCCACAGCTGCGATTTTGGTCAAGAATGGAGTGCAAATCTTTGCAACGTATGAAAAACAGCCAGAAGGTGGTCAGAAGGCTTCTAATGGTGTTACACTGCTGTTAGACATTGGAGACGTTGTATTTATGCGTTTGCGGGCTAATTCATGGGTTCATGACAATCAAGAGCATCACACTACCTTCAGTGGCCATCTACTGTTCACCATGTAG
- the LOC111611695 gene encoding snaclec rhodocytin subunit alpha-like — MFMCYDESLTLVKENKTWDEALEHCRTLNKANSYDLATLITDDDHDFAQEKAQLATTEEMWTGLRYLGDEWFWVGGEPVQYQNIPSCPAERCGVLENNRNSSFGIRDCNERRNFFCYIKP; from the exons ATGTTCATGTGTTATGATGAGTCACTGACCCTGGTGAAGGAGAATAAAACATGGGACGAGGCGCTGGAGCACTGCAGGACCCTGAACAAGGCCAACAGCTACGACCTGGCAACCCTCATCACAGACGACGACCACGACTTTGCACAAGAGAAAGCCCAATTGGCAACCACTGAGGAG ATGTGGACAGGCCTGCGTTACCTTGGTGATGAGTGGTTCTGGGTGGGTGGAGAACCGGTGCAGTACCAGAACATTCCAAGTTGCCCGGCTGAGAGGTGTGGAGTCCTGGAGAATAACAGGAACTCATCCTTTGGGATCAGAGACTGCAATGAGAGGAGGAACTTCTTCTGTTACATAAAACCTTAA
- the LOC111611668 gene encoding rheacalcin-1-like, producing the protein MGILNICEGAERWEDDLCSFERSYICYEETLVLVKENKTWEEALERCRSLSGAQSYDLATLVTNDDHDFAREKAQTATTEEVWTGLRYLGDEWFWVGGEPVQYQDIPSYPAERCGVLEKNGDSSFGIRDCNERRNFFCYIKP; encoded by the exons ATGGGTATCTTGAACATCTGTGAAGGTGCTGAAAG GTGGGAGGACGACTTGTGTAGTTTTGAACGCTCCTACATATGTTATGAAGAGACACTGGTTCtggtgaaggaaaacaaaacctggGAAGAGGCATTAGAGCGCTGCAGGTCTCTGAGCGGAGCACAAAGCTACGACCTGGCAACCCTCGTCACCAACGACGACCACGACTTCGCACGAGAGAAAGCTCAAACCGCCACCACTGAGGAG GTGTGGACGGGCCTGCGTTACCTTGGTGATGAGTGGTTCTGGGTGGGTGGAGAACCAGTGCAGTACCAGGATATTCCAAGCTACCCGGCTGAGAGGTGTGGAGTCCTGGAGAAGAACGGCGACTCATCCTTCGGCATCAGAGACTGCAATGAGAGGAGGAACTTCTTCTGTTACATAAAACCTTAA